In a genomic window of Glycine max cultivar Williams 82 chromosome 13, Glycine_max_v4.0, whole genome shotgun sequence:
- the LOC100818617 gene encoding basic blue protein produces the protein MAQGRSSAATMLLLCMLVLYSEMVHAATYVVGDATGWAYNVNNWPNGKSFKAGDILEFKYSPFAHNVIQVDEFGYNTCIPTFNSRLFFSGDDHIQLAKGLNYFICGFPGHCQLHGMRIAVNATA, from the exons atggcTCAGGGAAGAAGCAGTGCTGCAACAATGCTATTGTTATGTATGTTAGTGCTTTACTCTGAGATGGTTCATGCAGCCACCTATGTGGTTGGTGATGCAACTGGTTGGGCGTATAATGTCAATAACTGGCCTAATGGAAAGAGTTTTAAGGCTGGTGATATACTCG AATTCAAATATAGTCCTTTCGCTCACAACGTGATACAAGTGGACGAGTTTGGATACAATACATGCATTCCTACATTCAACTCAAGATTGTTCTTTTCAGGAGATGATCACATCCAGCTTGCCAAGGGTCTAAACTACTTCATCTGCGGTTTTCCTGGTCACTGCCAGCTGCATGGGATGAGAATAGCAGTCAATGCTACTGCATGA
- the LOC100795176 gene encoding photosystem I assembly factor PSA3, chloroplastic, translated as MTIYHDEVRRSKQQVDNIYKGEAKNHKLNHLHSQNMVVLKSTSPLSSLTSHFFNLSSSSSSSSKFTSPHSLRRRHFHHVHSTSRVAQFTIRAYMENPNTLGSFANRVIGALPVVGLIARILSDEGGVGDDLVDFAEFRRRVGKKCSETDSTAFYEFQDRRGKAGDPLYVLLCCWLAAIGAGLLKTEDILEGVARLRISNDIEFEEQSFMALMNESKERRARQNADPPAVPMEIRAGKALDAIYVCCFGKDSIEEEDKRLLTAMLGAVFASVQREEIRRLVKDKAEKVAAGVDDEYVSELKPLSKEAVELQMKDLQFLQQNSET; from the exons ATGACAATCTATCATGATGAAGTGAGAAGAAGCAAGCAGCAAGTGGATAACATATATAAAGGAGAGGCCAAGAACCACAAACTCAACCACCTTCACTCGCAAAACATGGTGGTTTTAAAGTCCACTTCACCACTCTCATCTCTCACTTCCCACTTCTTTAACctttcttcctcctcctcctcctcctccaaaTTCACCTCCCCACACTCTCTCCGCCGCCGCCACTTCCACCATGTCCACTCCACTTCAAGAGTTGCGCAATTCACTATCAGAGCCTACATGGAGAACCCCAACACATTAGGCAGTTTCGCCAACAGGGTCATTGGTGCACTCCCCGTGGTGGGACTCATTGCCAGGATCCTGAGTGATGAAGGTGGCGTTGGAGATGACCTCGTGGATTTTGCTGAGTTCAGAAGGCGCGTTGGAAAGAAGTGCTCCGAAACTGATTCCACTGCCTTTTATGAGTTCCAAGACCGACGAGGAAAG GCAGGGGATCCTCTCTATGTTCTGTTATGCTGTTGGCTAGCAGCCATTGGTGCAGGTCTTCTCAAAACCGAGGATATTCTGGAAGGGGTGGCTCGGCTCCGGATCTCCAATGACATTGAATTTGAGGAGCAGAGTTTCATGGCTTTGATGAATGAGTCAAAGGAG AGACGGGCAAGGCAAAACGCTGATCCTCCTGCTGTCCCAATGGAGATTCGAGCTGGGAAGGCTCTTGATGCTATCTATGTGTGTTGCTTTGGAAAGGACTCCATAGAGGAAGAAGACAAGAGACTGTTGACTGCAATGCTTGGCGCTGTTTTCGCATCAGTTCAACGCGAAGAGATCCGGCGCCTTGTCAAAGACAAGGCAGAGAAAGTAGCAGCAGGAGTTGATGATGAATATGTTTCAGAACTCAAGCCTCTATCAAAAGAAGCTGTGGAACTACAAATGAAAGACCTTCAGTTCCTTCAACAAAATAGTGAGACTTAA
- the LOC100795708 gene encoding uncharacterized protein LOC100795708 (The RefSeq protein has 1 substitution compared to this genomic sequence) produces MEGSRRLHGQSVGVFNEGICLVLSRWSALRSAVENEWGGRESRLKADQLASGILNWFTRSKEPLYIDDLEDILDQGMLSLNVEVEDGSVEEVAEKLMVMHEEFLEGNFSSFEDLRKANLEQATLPHVTQIANEDDTDEDGDDDEKMIVDDNSSKMNLDISTSDSNMNSVNRPVNEPLPKVSGEADDGWVVVSNRRNKGRKN; encoded by the exons ATGGAGGGTTCACGACGGCTACATGGACAGTCTGTAGGGGTTTTCAATGAAGGGATTTGTTTAGTTTTATCTCGCTGGTCTGCTCTTCGATCGGCCGTCGAGAACGAATGGGGTGGCCGTGAGTCCCGCCTTAAAGCCGATCAACTTGCCAGTGGCATTCTTAACTGGTTCACTCAATCAAAAG AGCCACTTTATATTGATGACTTAGAAGACATACTGGATCAAGGTATGCTTTCTCTCAATGTAGAGGTCGAGGATGGCAGCGTCGAGGag GTAGCTGAAAAACTAATGGTTATGCATGAAGAATTCTTAGAAGGTAATTTTAGTTCTTTTGAAGATCTCAGGAAAGCCAATCTTGAGCAAGCTACTCTTCCTCATGTAACACAG ATTGCAAATGAAGACGATACAGATgaagatggtgatgatgatgaaaaaATGATTGTGGATGATAATTCTTCAAAAATGAATCTGGATATTTCAACATCCGATTCAAACATGAATTCAGTGAACAGGCCAGTTAATGAGCCTCTACCAAAGGTTTCAGGTGAAGCAGATGATGGATGGGTTGTAGTTTCAAACAGAAGaaataagggaagaaaaaattag